One genomic segment of Primulina tabacum isolate GXHZ01 chromosome 9, ASM2559414v2, whole genome shotgun sequence includes these proteins:
- the LOC142555692 gene encoding uncharacterized protein LOC142555692, translating into MDSSSTSPPSSNSASDQPQPDGEAKREEREKAMVYRTKVVQFLGRTTPIILQNDNGPCPLLAICNVLSLKNSLNLSPDIPEVSQEKLLSLVAERLIDSNSNNENKDTGYVENQQQNIADAIDLLPRLTTGIDVNIKFRRIDDFEFTRECAIFDLLDIPLYHGWIVDPQDHETADAIGSKSYNSLMGELVSLDTQTLEMSDDKNHQEGDSVDFVAATTATLGVPSPCLSRGQSFDDSPHRAKKTDIEEEAELLRVLKISEGETSYPPVGGVVPDVNFQDIAQINKTELATHSEALEKNVTNGPVKTGTFMSDNINVLSNDTIDLKCPEVLSPEADCSISNAYPQNFCIQPTHEEPTGHHKYVAANSGSGAENENAHSVSFRQDPPSVSYSFRDKSRSEHAQSDFTSTTDSVKPRQNQNGFKAGDSASMSTTTIVTDSSSGQMHISAEPEVFIPSIDSGEPIYEGEECIFKPEAVVYENREPVYEGEVVLAEQLDKDRVDDSDLNSKDRISIRQGELIQNFMKNSASQLTIFGLFCLQDKVKERELCVFFRNNHFNTMFKYEGQLYILATDQGYINQPDLVWEQLNEVNGDTVFMMGNFKVFKMDDNSNSIWDEQNAMSTTADYLASIDSAPQQHSSFNSDLQLAIALQQQEFEQQQQPQRISQQSAVSGSSRMVTGPQVPRSSGKYCTSSPKQESKSKDKCIVM; encoded by the exons ATGGATTCTTCTTCTACTTCTCCGCCTTCTTCGAACTCCGCCTCGGATCAGCCGCAGCCCGATGGCGAGGCAAAGAGGGAAGAACGCGAAAAAGCGATGGTGTACCGAACAAAAGTCGTACAATTCTTAGGACGGACGACTCCGATCATTCTCCAGAACGACAATGGCCCTTGTCCTCTCCTCGCTATCT GTAACGTTCTTTCACTAAAGAACAGTCTGAATTTGAGTCCAGATATTCCTGAGGTTTCGCAGGAGAAATTGCTTTCACTTGTTGCAGAGCGGTTGATTGATTCAAACAGTAACAATGAA AACAAAGATACTGGTTATGTTGAAAATCAACAACAGAACATAGCTGATGCAATTGATCTACTGCCTAGACTGACCACTGGAATTGATGTGAATATAAAATTTAGGAG AATCGATGACTTTGAGTTTACTCGAGAGTGTGCGATATTTGATTTGTTGGATATTCCACTCTATCATGGATGGATTGTTGATCCACAG GACCATGAAACTGCTGATGCGATTGGATCAAAATCATATAACTCTCTCATGGGGGAGCTTGTTTCATTGGACACACAAACTTTGGAGATGAGTGATGATAAAAACCATCAAGAAGGTGATAGTGTTGATTTTGTGGCTGCAACAACTGCAACTCTTGGAGTGCCTTCACCTTGTCTTTCCCGAGGCCAATCCTTTGATGATTCTCCTCATAGAGCAAAAAAAACTGACATTGAGGAAGAAGCAGAGCTCCTCAGAGTCCTAAAGATATCAGAGGGCGAAACTTCATATCCCCCAGTTGGTGGCGTCGTTCCTGATGTAAATTTCCAAGATATTGCACAAATCAATAAAACCGAACTGGCAACACATTCAGAAGCATTGGAAAAAAATGTTACCAATGGACCTGTAAAGACTGGGACATTTATGTCAGATAATATCAACGTTCTGAGCAATGATACTATAGATCTAAAATGCCCTGAAGTACTTTCACCAGAAGCTGATTGTTCAATCTCAAACGCTTATCCGCAAAACTTCTGTATCCAACCTACTCATGAAGAACCTACTGGACATCATAAATATGTGGCTGCAAACAGTGGTTCTGGAGCTGAGAATGAAAATGCTCATTCTGTTTCATTTAGACAAGATCCTCCATCTGTGTCCTATAGCTTTCGGGATAAATCCAGAAGTGAGCATGCTCAGAGTGACTTCACTTCCACTACTGACTCAGTGAAACCAAGACAGAATCAGAATGGTTTTAAAGCAGGAGATTCTGCTAGCATGTCGACCACCACCATTGTTACGGATTCGTCTAGCGGCCAAATGCATATCAGTGCTGAGCCTGAAGTATTCATTCCAAGCATTGACAGTGGTGAACCCATTTATGAAGGTGAAGAATGCATATTCAAGCCAGAAGCTGTAGTTTATGAAAATCGAGAGCCTGTTTATGAAGGTGAAGTGGTTCTTGCAGAGCAATTGGATAAAGATCGTGTGGATGACAGTGACCTTAACAGCAAAGACAGAATATCTATAAGACAAG GGGAACTGATCCAGAACTTTATGAAGAACAGCGCTAGTCAGTTAACTATATTTGG CCTATTTTGCTTACAAGACAAAGTGAAGGAACGTGAACTTTGCGTGTTTTTCAGAAATAATCATTTCAACACTATGTTTAAG TATGAAGGCCAACTGTATATTTTAGCGACCGACCAAGGTTATATAAATCAGCCAGATTTGGTGTGGGAGCAGCTGAATGAG GTGAATGGTGATACGGTTTTTATGATGGGGAACTTTAAGGTATTCAAGATGGATGACAATTCCAACAGCATATGGGATGAACAGAATGCCATGTCTACTACTGCA GATTATCTAGCTAGCATTGACAGCGCCCCTCAACAacattcaagtttcaa TTCTGATTTGCAGTTGGCAATAGCTCTCCAGCAACAAGAATTTGAGCAACAACAGCAACCACAGCGTATTTCGCAGCAATCAGCTGTAAGTGGCAGTTCAAGGATGGTCACTGGTCCACAG GTACCACGAAGTAGTGGGAAGTATTGCACCTCTTCCCCGAAGCAGGAATCAAAATCAAAAGACAAATGCATTGTGATGTAA
- the LOC142555693 gene encoding agamous-like MADS-box protein AGL19 isoform X2: MVRGKTQMKRIENASSRQVTFSKRRSGLLKKAFELSVLCDAEVALIIFSPSGRLYEFSSSSQMSHTIERYQKNARTLANLRITDEVHTQKLKDEAADSYKKLELLEDAKRTLLGENIVSCSIAELVQVEEQLEKSLCKIRARKHTLFQEQIHHLKEQEAKLRKVNTDLKEKCEMVGMSSIALSQPLSPDMEVETGLFIGPPKTKANHV; encoded by the exons ATGGTGAGGGGAAAGACTCAAATGAAAAGGATCGAGAATGCGAGTAGCAGGCAAGTGACCTTCTCCAAGCGCAGGAGTGGGCTTTTGAAGAAGGCTTTCGAGCTCTCAGTTCTCTGTGATGCAGAAGTCGCACTTATAATCTTTTCACCTTCTGGTAGACTCTATGAATTTTCAAGTTCCAG TCAGATGAGCCACACAATTGAAAGATATCAAAAGAATGCCAGGACCCTAGCCAACCTGAGAATAACTGATGAAGTACATACGCAG AAACTGAAAGATGAGGCGGCTGATTCGTATAAGAAACTCGAGCTCCTTGAAGATGCTAAAAG AACGCTCTTGGGAGAAAATATAGTTTCCTGTTCTATTGCCGAGTTAGTACAGGTGGAAGAACAGTTGGAAAAAAGTTTATGCAAAATCAGGGCTAGAAAG CATACTTTATTTCAAGAACAGATCCATCACCTAAAAGAGCAG GAGGCGAAGCTAAGGAAAGTAAACACCGATTTAAAGGAAAAG TGTGAGATGGTGGGGATGTCAAGCATCGCCCTAAGCCAACCATTATCGCCAGATATGGAGGTGGAGACGGGGTTGTTCATCGGACCTCCGAAAACAAAGGCGAATCATGTTTAG
- the LOC142555693 gene encoding agamous-like MADS-box protein AGL19 isoform X1, which translates to MVRGKTQMKRIENASSRQVTFSKRRSGLLKKAFELSVLCDAEVALIIFSPSGRLYEFSSSSQMSHTIERYQKNARTLANLRITDEVHTQQKLKDEAADSYKKLELLEDAKRTLLGENIVSCSIAELVQVEEQLEKSLCKIRARKHTLFQEQIHHLKEQEAKLRKVNTDLKEKCEMVGMSSIALSQPLSPDMEVETGLFIGPPKTKANHV; encoded by the exons ATGGTGAGGGGAAAGACTCAAATGAAAAGGATCGAGAATGCGAGTAGCAGGCAAGTGACCTTCTCCAAGCGCAGGAGTGGGCTTTTGAAGAAGGCTTTCGAGCTCTCAGTTCTCTGTGATGCAGAAGTCGCACTTATAATCTTTTCACCTTCTGGTAGACTCTATGAATTTTCAAGTTCCAG TCAGATGAGCCACACAATTGAAAGATATCAAAAGAATGCCAGGACCCTAGCCAACCTGAGAATAACTGATGAAGTACATACGCAG CAGAAACTGAAAGATGAGGCGGCTGATTCGTATAAGAAACTCGAGCTCCTTGAAGATGCTAAAAG AACGCTCTTGGGAGAAAATATAGTTTCCTGTTCTATTGCCGAGTTAGTACAGGTGGAAGAACAGTTGGAAAAAAGTTTATGCAAAATCAGGGCTAGAAAG CATACTTTATTTCAAGAACAGATCCATCACCTAAAAGAGCAG GAGGCGAAGCTAAGGAAAGTAAACACCGATTTAAAGGAAAAG TGTGAGATGGTGGGGATGTCAAGCATCGCCCTAAGCCAACCATTATCGCCAGATATGGAGGTGGAGACGGGGTTGTTCATCGGACCTCCGAAAACAAAGGCGAATCATGTTTAG